In Populus trichocarpa isolate Nisqually-1 chromosome 12, P.trichocarpa_v4.1, whole genome shotgun sequence, a genomic segment contains:
- the LOC7486767 gene encoding uncharacterized protein LOC7486767: protein MCSETSPRISFSNGLGHDREIEQVSRRDIKLLDSNSDFEFSICSSLGHESSPADELFADGMILPVQIPERITASKQIHKYESPRKDSLPPLPFPSTNGNLTKDSMRELMVVNSDQLKEKPQSKSFWGFKRSSSLNSDIKRSLCSLPLLSRSSSTGSVPYAKRTTLKDMRKNNSQKQQSAVMAKSEPYPSSSSSESSFVYSLPQKPPLKKAGSYGKISPVFNLPPPYIYKGTANLFGLGSFLRNGKEKKSRK, encoded by the coding sequence ATGTGCTCGGAAACAAGCCCTCGAATATCATTCTCTAATGGTCTTGGACATGACAGAGAAATTGAGCAAGTGTCAAGAAGGGACATAAAATTATTGGACTCAAATTCTGATTTTGAGTTCAGTATTTGCAGTAGTTTAGGCCATGAATCGTCTCCGGCAGACGAGCTTTTCGCAGATGGCATGATCCTGCCAGTTCAAATTCCAGAAAGAATTACTGCCTCAAAGCAAATACATAAATATGAATCTCCACGAAAAGATTCCCTTCCTCCTCTTCCATTTCCTTCTACTAATGGCAATTTAACTAAAGATAGCATGAGGGAATTGATGGTTGTGAATTCTGATCAGTTGAAGGAAAAGCCTCAGTCCAAGTCTTTCTGGGGATTCAAGAGAAGTAGTAGTCTCAACAGTGATATCAAGAGAAGCCTTTGCTCATTACCACTTTTATCACGGAGCAGCTCAACTGGTTCTGTGCCATATGCAAAGAGAACAACATTGAAGGATATGCGCAAGAACAATTCACAGAAGCAACAATCAGCTGTCATGGCAAAGTCAGAACCATATCCATCATCATCGTCTTCGGAGTCTAGTTTTGTTTATTCATTACCACAAAAGCCTCCATTGAAGAAGGCAGGGTCTTATGGTAAGATTAGTCCTGTGTTTAATTTGCCACCACCTTACATTTACAAAGGAACTGCAAATCTTTTTGGTTTGGGATCCTTTTTGCGCAAtggaaaggagaagaagagcagAAAGTGA